A stretch of Metabacillus sp. FJAT-52054 DNA encodes these proteins:
- a CDS encoding glycoside hydrolase family 3 protein, protein MKKTHLLTYGLISALMLTAFSGLKPDAKVKADNVSTPSAAEEIVDGMSLEEKVGQMLMPDFRNWQKQGESKMTGLTEMNDEVGSIIEKYHLGGVILFAENVVDTEQTVRLADGLQKASKNIPLFVTIDQEGGIVTRLQSGTNLPGNMALGAGRSLKNAYNTGAIVGKELHSLGINVNFAPSLDVNNNPGNPVIGVRSFGSSPELVASLGLQTIKGLQDQNMATTAKHFPGHGDTAVDSHYGLPMVTHDKERLKKVELYPFQKAIDANVDMIMTAHVQFPAIDDTTYKSKKDGQQIMVPATLSRKVLTDLLRDEMGFKGVVVTDALNMKAIADNFGQKEAVILAIKSGVDIALMPAPVTSIATEKNLTEVYNGVIDAVKSGDIPMSEIDDSVERILDLKMKRGIYQPEGSNQEDALEARIANAKKMVGSMKHYHLEKKMALDAVTLLKNEDKTLPFKPKKNEKVLILAPFEDQAEAMRRSINELYSKQRINKVQVESLIFSGKVFDQETAEKIDEADYVITGSYVVKNDPAVNDGVIDDTVTDSTKWATVFPRAVMNYSQKNSKKFVLMSLRNPYDAANFEEAKAVLAVYGFKGYTNGRFRQPNIPAGIETIFGLSEPKGKLPVGIPSVTHPNDILYPYGYGLKFNGKPLK, encoded by the coding sequence ATGAAGAAAACCCATCTTTTAACGTATGGTTTGATCTCCGCTCTCATGTTGACTGCATTTTCAGGATTGAAGCCTGATGCAAAAGTAAAAGCAGACAATGTCAGCACTCCTTCAGCTGCGGAAGAAATAGTGGATGGAATGTCGCTTGAAGAAAAGGTCGGCCAAATGCTGATGCCTGATTTCCGCAACTGGCAGAAGCAAGGGGAAAGCAAAATGACCGGCTTAACCGAAATGAATGATGAAGTCGGAAGCATCATTGAGAAGTACCATCTTGGCGGCGTCATTTTATTTGCCGAAAATGTAGTGGATACTGAGCAGACTGTAAGACTTGCAGATGGTCTTCAAAAAGCGAGCAAGAACATCCCGCTTTTTGTCACGATTGATCAGGAAGGCGGCATTGTGACAAGACTGCAATCGGGAACGAATCTGCCAGGAAACATGGCACTCGGTGCAGGGAGAAGCTTGAAAAATGCCTATAACACAGGAGCGATTGTCGGGAAAGAGCTTCATTCCCTGGGCATCAACGTCAATTTTGCTCCATCTCTGGATGTAAATAATAATCCCGGCAATCCAGTAATCGGGGTCCGCTCCTTTGGCAGCAGCCCGGAGCTGGTTGCTTCCCTCGGCCTTCAGACAATCAAAGGCCTGCAGGATCAGAACATGGCTACGACGGCAAAGCATTTCCCGGGACACGGGGATACAGCAGTTGATTCCCATTACGGTCTTCCGATGGTCACACATGATAAAGAACGATTAAAAAAAGTAGAATTGTATCCTTTTCAAAAAGCGATTGATGCCAACGTCGATATGATTATGACTGCACATGTTCAATTCCCTGCGATTGACGATACCACATACAAAAGCAAAAAGGACGGCCAGCAGATTATGGTTCCTGCGACACTCTCACGCAAAGTGCTGACAGATTTGCTAAGAGATGAAATGGGCTTTAAGGGAGTCGTTGTTACTGACGCACTGAACATGAAAGCCATCGCTGATAACTTTGGCCAAAAAGAAGCGGTAATCCTCGCCATTAAATCCGGCGTGGACATTGCTCTGATGCCAGCACCGGTTACGTCAATTGCAACAGAAAAGAATTTGACAGAAGTATATAACGGGGTCATAGATGCAGTAAAATCCGGAGATATTCCAATGAGTGAGATCGATGATTCCGTTGAACGGATTCTCGATTTGAAAATGAAGCGCGGCATCTATCAGCCTGAAGGTTCGAACCAGGAAGATGCACTGGAAGCCAGGATTGCCAATGCCAAAAAAATGGTCGGCAGCATGAAGCATTACCATTTAGAAAAGAAAATGGCATTAGACGCGGTGACGCTTCTGAAAAATGAGGACAAAACCCTGCCGTTTAAACCGAAAAAGAATGAAAAAGTTCTGATCCTCGCACCATTCGAAGATCAGGCGGAAGCTATGAGAAGGTCCATTAACGAGCTGTACTCCAAACAGAGAATAAACAAAGTACAAGTGGAAAGTCTGATTTTTTCCGGAAAAGTATTTGATCAAGAAACCGCTGAGAAAATTGATGAAGCGGATTATGTCATTACCGGTTCTTATGTCGTGAAAAATGATCCGGCCGTTAATGATGGGGTTATTGATGATACGGTGACAGATTCAACCAAATGGGCAACTGTTTTTCCAAGAGCGGTTATGAACTACTCTCAGAAAAACAGCAAAAAATTTGTCCTGATGAGCCTGCGCAATCCTTATGATGCCGCTAATTTTGAAGAAGCGAAAGCGGTCTTGGCTGTTTACGGTTTTAAAGGATATACAAACGGCCGGTTCCGTCAGCCGAACATTCCAGCAGGAATTGAAACGATCTTCGGATTATCTGAGCCTAAAGGAAAACTGCCGGTCGGCATTCCTTCCGTTACCCATCCAAATGACATTCTTTATCCATACGGATACGGTTTAAAATTCAATGGAAAACCACTAAAATAA